ACATTCGGATCACCCGACGTGGTGAGCCCTGTGAGCGTGATGCCGGAAAGGCAGGCGAGAAGACCGGCTGCGGCATAGACCATTACCTTGATGCGCGTGGTGGACCATCCTGCTCGCTCGATGGCGCGTGGATTGGAACCCGCTCCGCGCAGGATGGCGCCGTAGGAGGATCGCGAAATAGCGAAGTGTCCGACAACAGCGGCGATGACCGCCAGCAGGATCGGGAGCGGCACAAGCGGCGGCCGCCAGCTCATGAAGCCCGCAAGCCAGGCAGGTGCCGCACCACCCGGCGAAGGCAGGATCATGATGGCCGTGCCGAGCCAGATAAACGACATGCCGAGAGTGACGATGATGGATGGGAGCTGGCGAGCCTGGATGAGCAGGCCGATCCCGGCATAGACGATAATGGCAACAAGATAGAAAACGATTGCCAGCGAAGGATTTGTCGCGAGGTGCAGAGCCGTAATGCAGGTGATGAGCCCGACGAACGCGCCATTCGACAGATCGATGTCACCGAGCATGATGATCAGCATCTGTGCCAGCGCGGCAAGAACCAGCGGCGTCGCCAACTTGAACAGCAGAGTAAAGCCAAAATAACTCATGGCTGTCGGCCGGATCCAGAAGATGACGGCGAGCATCAGGACAAGAGCAACGGCCGGCAATCCAACCTGCAGGCTTGCGGAAAGCCAGGCCGGCCGGGCCTTAGATGTCGGTCTGATCATGACATCAGCCATGTGCGCCTCCAAACGAAGCCTCCAGAATGCGGGCATGATCGATCTCATTGCCCTGGATTTCCTCGACGGCCCTGCCTTCGCGGAAGACATAAAGGCGGTCGCAATTATTGAGCTCTTCCATCTCTGTGGTGTACCAGACGAATGTCCGCCCCTGCTCGGCTTCAGCGCGTATCAGCTGATAAACCTCCTGCTTCGTGCCCACATCGACGCCGCGCATGGGGTCGTCGAGGAAGATGACCTCGGCATCCGAGGCGAGAGCCCGGGCAAAAAGCACCTTCTGCTGGTTGCCGCCGCTGAGCGACAGGATCGGCGTGTCAATCGAGGGCGCCCTGACCTTCAACCTCGCCGACCAGCTGGAGGCCAAGGATCT
This sequence is a window from Agrobacterium tumefaciens. Protein-coding genes within it:
- a CDS encoding ABC transporter permease → MADVMIRPTSKARPAWLSASLQVGLPAVALVLMLAVIFWIRPTAMSYFGFTLLFKLATPLVLAALAQMLIIMLGDIDLSNGAFVGLITCITALHLATNPSLAIVFYLVAIIVYAGIGLLIQARQLPSIIVTLGMSFIWLGTAIMILPSPGGAAPAWLAGFMSWRPPLVPLPILLAVIAAVVGHFAISRSSYGAILRGAGSNPRAIERAGWSTTRIKVMVYAAAGLLACLSGITLTGLTTSGDPNVAPAYTLLGVGAVILGGGSFNGGIVSPVGTVIGALTLSLAGSLLSFLQVPPTWQIGAQGGILFLVLAGRVLLTEKKP